One window from the genome of Salvia miltiorrhiza cultivar Shanhuang (shh) chromosome 7, IMPLAD_Smil_shh, whole genome shotgun sequence encodes:
- the LOC130994820 gene encoding uncharacterized protein LOC130994820, with the protein MDTPPHPHRRRVPSTRRNKKLEDDAEISEPGLAVPPEIPCFAWRAKPAKKNVLYLPKRVIEYYHLKIPNVISFVDEQGREWDVTVSKDKGSYRCSAGGWKRVCEANLIDIGDVCIFEFMQGRIDLYIRIRINRAHELRSKATHCCDGDIFMSGQAFRPENPHFVWRVLTEARRRRLILPRTIIKTYNLKIPNIISLVDERGKKWETKILKRRSGDLAFPESVWRSYCDANLVEIGDRCICEYIEEQSGLSIFVRVSRAPKLTRKKDAEEKEVEQVYKEPLHENNWDEIAEDESGMQRSILKGKQKLNSTSSSTHVRRCLRKKNASGGKKGFEEEKCAKTDKEIVANCNDCKESRTKMDISKAKRKLKSPSPHEPVRRRARKDKTFDRRKDNEEKKTKQIKEETMYLDPPKERLWKTKTSEQRSIEYRDAYIKKLEGIIKSLTSKDVNQKRVKLSCHKDDDTISSGSDIELINEHVSLQGTSMSTKCLPEKLELLLSYFQLVRGEAGQSITLPDDVFGKKYKIYIFLKDINKFCLLKPISDCCIISYMWFLHQKMKKENILTRFRFVNPNLISKFDKLTEDQRARALADRLIGASIDQLVLAPCNIGFHWILTVIQPYNKIVFLLDPLSHRIRDSVWQDIVNMALSMFCASKGENEKKSPTWVVVKAPLQPDSKQCGFYIMQYMREIIETCRDLGSSSLQSMFTKDSYSRSEIDEMRIEWAECILDQFG; encoded by the exons ATGGACACCCCTCCTCATCCTCATCGTCGCCGAG TTCCGAGCACACGAAGAAACAAGAAACTCGAAGATGACGCTGAAATCTCCGAACCGGGACTGGCTGTTCCACCAGAAATTCCTTGTTTTGCGTGGAGAGCAAAACCTGCCAAAAAAAATGTGTTG TATCTCCCCAAAAGAGTCATAGAATACTACCATCTTAAGATCCCAAATGTCATATCCTTCGTCGATGAACAAGGGAGAGAATGGGATGTGACTGTCTCAAAGGACAAGGGATCATATAGGTGCTCCGCAGGGGGATGGAAAAGAGTGTGCGAAGCGAACCTCATTGACATAGGCGATGTATGCATCTTTGAGTTCATGCAAGGGCGCATTGATTTATACATACGCATACGTATAAATAGAGCTCATGAAC TTCGAAGCAAAGCTACACATTGTTGTGATGGTGACATCTTCATGTCGGGACAGGCCTTCCGACCGGAAAATCCTCATTTTGTGTGGAGAGTACTAACAGAAGCAAGAAGGAGGAGGCTg attctcccaagaacaataataaaaacttaCAATCTTAAGATCCCAAATATCATATCCCTCGTCGATGAACGTGGGAAAAAATGGGAAACAAAAATCTTAAAGAGGCGTAGCGGGGACTTGGCGTTTCCCGAGTCTGTATGGCGAAGTTATTGTGATGCGAATCTCGTTGAGATCGGTGACAGATGCATATGTGAGTACATAGAAGAACAGAGTGGCCTATCCATATTCGTACGTGTATCTCGAGCTCCAAAAC TGACTAGAAAGAAGGATGCCGAGGAAAAGGAAGTTGAACAAGTTTACAAAGAACCATTACACGAGAATAACTGGGATGAAATTGCTGAAGATGAAAGTGGGATGCAAAGGAGCATTCTCAAGGGGAAACAAAAGTTGAATTCAACATCTTCCAGCACACATGTTAGACGATGTCTAAGGAAAAAGAATGCAT CTGGTGGAAAGAAAGGCTTTGAAGAAGAGAAATGTGCAAAAACTGACAAAGAGATTGTTGCTAACTGCAATGACTGTAAAGAAAGCAGGACGAAGATGGACATTTCCAAGGCAAAGCGTAAATTGAAATCACCGTCACCACATGAACCAGTCAGACGAAGAGCAAGGAAAGACAAGACAT TTGACAGAAGAAAAGACaatgaagaaaagaaaaccAAACAAATCAAAGAAGAAACAATGTATCTCGATCCTCCTAAAGAGAGGCTATGGAAAACGAAGACGTCTGAACAGAGATCTATTGAGTATCGAGATGCTTACATAAAAAAGCTAGAAGGGATCATCAAAAGCCTTACTTCAAAAGATGTGAATCAGAAGAGGGTGAAGTTATCATGTCACAAGGATGATGATACTATCTCTAGTGGCAGTGATATTGAACTAATTAACGAACATGTTAGCTTGCAG ggAACGTCAATGAGCACAAAATGTTTGCCTGAAAAGTTGGAGTTGCTGCTGTCCTACTTCCAGCTTGTACGTGGGGAAGCTGGTCAATCAATAACTTTGCCTGATGATGTGTTCGGCAAGAAATATAAGATTTATATTTTCCTCAAGGATATCAACAAATTTTGTTTGCTAAAGCCAATTTCGGATTGTTGTATAATTTCCTACATGTG GTTCCTTCACCAGaagatgaaaaaagaaaacatacttACTAGATTTCGATTTGTAAATCCAAATTTGATCTCAAAATTTGACAAGTTAACCGAAGACCAAAGAGCACGCGCTTTAGCTGATAGGTTGATTGGTGCATCAATCGATCAACTCGTGTTGGCACCATGTAATATAGG TTTTCATTGGATTCTCACGGTCATCCAACCCTACAACAAGATTGTCTTTTTGCTGGATCCTCTTTCTCATCGCATTCGTGATAGCGTTTGGCAAGATATTGTGAATAT GGCCTTATCGATGTTTTGTGCATCTAAAGGAGAGAATGAGAAAAAGTCACCAACTTGGGTAGTCGTAAAG GCTCCTCTGCAACCTGATTCGAAGCAATGTGGGTTCTACATAATGCAGTATATGAGAGAAATCATCGAAACTTGTAGGGATCTTGGCTCAAGTTCGCTACAATCAATG TTTACAAAAGACAGTTATTCTAGAAGTGAAATTGATGAAATGCGAATAGAGTGGGCAGAATGCATACTGGATCAGTTTGGTTGA